The Sporocytophaga myxococcoides genome includes a window with the following:
- a CDS encoding DegT/DnrJ/EryC1/StrS family aminotransferase, whose amino-acid sequence MDFIPFLDLSRQYQKIKQELLKASEEVFEASAFSLGSRVERFEKQFASFCQVKHAVGVDNGTSAIVLALKASGISENDEVLVPANSFIATAAAVSNIGGVPVFVDCTPDTWQISPDDAMRKITSKTKAIIGVHLYGAPFDVNSILKIAEENNLIVIEDCAQAQGATYNGVSVGNFGKAGTFSFYPVKNLGAYGEAGALVTNDEEVSERVRRLRNHGSIEKYVHEEIGFNMRMDALQAAFLSVKLNHLDEWNLRRREIAAFYKSAIWNPKLNFQYVPENCHSVYHLYVVTTKDRDGFREYLNQHKIGSGLHYPIPCHLQKAFSSLGYLKGDLPNSEYLAEHCLSLPMFPELRQSEIEYIAEVINNY is encoded by the coding sequence ATGGACTTCATCCCTTTCCTTGATTTAAGCAGGCAATATCAAAAAATAAAGCAAGAACTGCTTAAGGCAAGTGAAGAGGTTTTTGAAGCTTCAGCATTTTCACTTGGATCCAGGGTTGAAAGATTCGAGAAACAGTTTGCTTCTTTTTGTCAGGTAAAACATGCTGTAGGTGTTGATAATGGTACATCAGCAATTGTTCTAGCGCTGAAGGCGTCAGGGATTAGTGAAAATGATGAAGTCTTAGTCCCTGCGAATTCATTTATAGCGACTGCTGCTGCCGTTTCCAACATTGGTGGAGTGCCTGTATTTGTAGACTGTACCCCAGACACATGGCAGATAAGTCCTGATGATGCAATGAGGAAAATTACTTCAAAGACAAAAGCGATTATCGGGGTGCATCTTTATGGAGCACCATTTGATGTCAACAGTATTTTGAAAATTGCCGAGGAAAACAATCTTATAGTCATCGAGGACTGTGCTCAGGCACAAGGTGCAACATACAACGGAGTGTCTGTAGGCAATTTCGGTAAAGCAGGTACCTTTAGTTTCTATCCTGTAAAAAACCTTGGTGCATATGGTGAAGCAGGAGCTCTGGTGACGAATGATGAAGAGGTTTCTGAAAGAGTAAGAAGACTAAGAAATCATGGCAGTATAGAAAAATATGTGCATGAAGAAATCGGTTTTAACATGAGGATGGATGCGCTTCAGGCAGCATTTTTATCAGTAAAATTAAATCACCTGGATGAATGGAATTTAAGAAGAAGGGAGATTGCGGCATTTTATAAAAGTGCAATCTGGAATCCTAAGCTTAATTTTCAGTATGTACCTGAAAATTGCCATTCAGTATATCATCTATATGTAGTAACTACTAAGGATAGAGATGGTTTCCGGGAATATTTAAATCAACACAAGATTGGAAGTGGGCTTCACTATCCAATACCTTGTCATCTTCAGAAAGCTTTCTCTTCTTTAGGTTATTTAAAAGGAGATCTGCCAAATTCAGAATATTTAGCAGAACATTGTCTTTCTCTCCCAATGTTTCCTGAGCTAAGGCAGTCAGAGATCGAGTATATTGCAGAGGTGATTAATAACTATTAA
- a CDS encoding Gfo/Idh/MocA family protein, with protein MKEETIKFAIVGCGHIGKRHAAMIEQHPEAEVVALCDIKPKEKLDLVGFSRLPFYNSINALLKNHPESRVINICTPNALHADQALIALQANKSVVIEKPMDISSEKCREVILESRRMNKQVFCVMQNRYSPPSVWLKNIMEENRLGKIYMVQINCFWNRDERYYHKHTWKGTKKLDGGTLFTQFSHFIDMMFWLFGDIKNIRSTFHNFSHNGLTEFEDSGYINFDFVREGTGSFNFTTSVYEKNLESSITIIGEKGTVKVGGQYMNEVVYCNIKGYNMPELAPSNPPNDYGSYKGSAANHHFIIENVVDTLKGRGHATTTAEEGLQVVDMIERMIKAGKKHLLPF; from the coding sequence GTGAAGGAAGAAACGATAAAATTTGCAATCGTAGGTTGCGGGCATATTGGTAAAAGACATGCTGCAATGATTGAGCAACATCCTGAGGCTGAAGTTGTCGCCCTTTGCGATATAAAACCTAAAGAAAAATTAGATCTGGTCGGCTTTAGTCGTCTTCCTTTTTATAACTCTATAAATGCTCTCTTAAAAAATCATCCGGAATCCCGTGTAATTAATATCTGCACTCCTAATGCACTTCATGCAGATCAGGCATTAATTGCTCTTCAGGCAAATAAATCTGTAGTAATAGAAAAGCCTATGGACATTTCTTCTGAAAAATGCCGCGAGGTGATCCTAGAAAGCAGGAGGATGAACAAGCAGGTATTCTGTGTCATGCAGAACAGATATAGTCCACCCTCTGTATGGTTGAAAAATATCATGGAAGAAAATCGCCTTGGCAAAATATACATGGTGCAAATCAATTGCTTCTGGAACAGAGATGAACGTTATTACCATAAACACACCTGGAAAGGGACGAAAAAACTTGATGGAGGAACACTATTCACTCAATTTTCTCACTTTATAGATATGATGTTCTGGCTTTTCGGCGACATCAAAAATATCCGTTCTACTTTTCATAATTTTTCACATAATGGTCTTACAGAATTCGAAGACTCCGGATATATCAACTTTGACTTTGTGAGAGAAGGAACAGGTTCTTTTAATTTTACCACCTCCGTTTATGAAAAAAACCTTGAAAGCAGTATTACTATAATCGGTGAAAAAGGTACAGTAAAAGTAGGCGGACAATATATGAATGAAGTGGTTTACTGCAACATCAAAGGTTATAATATGCCTGAACTTGCACCATCAAACCCTCCTAATGATTATGGTTCCTACAAGGGTTCTGCTGCAAATCACCATTTCATTATAGAAAATGTGGTGGATACATTAAAAGGCAGAGGCCACGCTACCACTACTGCTGAAGAAGGGTTACAGGTTGTTGATATGATTGAAAGAATGATTAAAGCCGGTAAAAAACATTTACTGCCTTTCTAA
- a CDS encoding acyltransferase: MSEKYFVHETAVVDPGCIIGEGTKIWHFCHIMPNSKIGDNCSLGQNVVISPGTILGNNVKVQNNVSVFTGVECEDDVFLGPSMVFTNVINPRSAIVRKSEYQKTLVKRGATIGANATIICGITIGEFAFIGAGAVVTKSVQPFALITGNPGRHKGWMSEYGHKLQFNDAGIAVCKESGQQYELKNSTVKRIS, from the coding sequence ATGTCTGAGAAATATTTTGTACACGAAACTGCAGTTGTAGACCCTGGTTGTATTATTGGTGAAGGCACTAAAATCTGGCATTTCTGTCATATTATGCCCAATTCCAAGATCGGGGACAATTGTTCGCTGGGTCAAAACGTTGTTATATCTCCAGGGACAATTCTCGGCAATAATGTAAAAGTTCAGAATAATGTGTCCGTATTTACAGGTGTGGAATGTGAAGATGATGTTTTTCTGGGCCCTTCAATGGTTTTTACTAACGTAATAAATCCTAGAAGCGCTATTGTCAGGAAAAGCGAATACCAAAAGACTCTTGTTAAAAGAGGTGCAACGATTGGTGCCAATGCAACTATTATCTGTGGTATCACAATAGGAGAATTTGCCTTTATCGGAGCAGGTGCAGTTGTGACAAAATCAGTTCAGCCTTTTGCCCTGATTACAGGAAACCCAGGTAGGCATAAGGGCTGGATGAGTGAATACGGCCATAAATTACAGTTTAATGATGCCGGAATTGCTGTTTGCAAAGAAAGCGGACAACAATACGAGTTAAAAAACAGTACAGTTAAGAGAATTAGTTAA
- a CDS encoding DegT/DnrJ/EryC1/StrS family aminotransferase has product MQIKLVDLERQYLRYKDEIDRSIQNTISATNFIQGPEVRAFESELSKFINIPFCISCGNGTDALQIALMACELQENAEIIIPAFSYVAPLEAAALLKLKPVLIDSDPTSFNLDSEKIQSLITSQTKAIIPVHLFGQACNMEPIKKLSEKAGIKIIEDNAQSFGSEHNLNHKKIKTGSVGEISTTSFFPSKVLGCFGDGGAIFTSDNNLAQKIKMIANHGQAQKYQHEIIGVNSRLDTLQAAVLSVKLKYLTEDISKRQKAAEFYNEKLVGIEEIVTPVISSGTTHVFHQYTLRIKKKRNDLKKFLEENGIPSMIYYPVPLHLQKAYSYLGYKKGDFPVAEQLSEEVLSLPMHPDLNTEELSYIANKLLAFFKA; this is encoded by the coding sequence ATGCAAATTAAACTTGTCGACCTGGAACGACAGTACTTAAGGTATAAAGATGAAATTGATAGATCTATTCAGAATACTATCTCTGCTACCAATTTCATTCAGGGACCAGAGGTAAGAGCTTTTGAATCTGAACTTTCTAAATTTATAAATATTCCTTTCTGCATCAGTTGTGGAAATGGTACTGATGCACTTCAGATCGCTTTGATGGCTTGTGAACTGCAGGAAAATGCTGAAATTATTATCCCTGCATTCAGCTATGTTGCGCCTCTGGAAGCTGCGGCACTATTGAAATTAAAGCCTGTGCTTATAGATTCTGATCCGACTTCATTTAACTTAGATTCGGAAAAAATTCAATCACTGATTACTTCGCAGACTAAAGCTATTATTCCGGTTCACCTGTTTGGTCAGGCATGTAATATGGAACCAATAAAAAAACTTTCTGAAAAAGCAGGAATCAAAATTATAGAAGATAATGCCCAGTCCTTTGGTTCTGAACACAATTTAAATCACAAAAAAATCAAAACCGGTTCTGTTGGAGAAATCAGTACCACTTCCTTTTTTCCATCTAAAGTTTTAGGGTGCTTCGGCGATGGAGGGGCAATCTTCACTTCTGATAATAACCTTGCTCAAAAAATCAAAATGATAGCTAATCATGGACAGGCTCAGAAATATCAACATGAGATCATCGGGGTAAATTCAAGATTGGATACACTTCAGGCTGCAGTTTTGTCTGTAAAGTTGAAATATCTCACCGAAGATATTTCAAAAAGACAAAAAGCGGCAGAATTCTATAATGAAAAATTAGTAGGTATTGAAGAAATTGTCACTCCAGTCATTTCTTCAGGAACCACCCATGTTTTTCATCAATATACATTAAGAATTAAGAAAAAAAGGAATGACCTGAAGAAGTTTCTTGAAGAAAATGGAATTCCTTCTATGATATATTATCCGGTTCCCCTTCACCTTCAGAAAGCTTATTCGTATTTAGGATACAAAAAAGGAGATTTTCCAGTGGCCGAACAGCTGTCAGAGGAGGTACTTTCTCTTCCTATGCATCCGGATCTTAATACCGAGGAATTATCTTATATTGCAAATAAATTACTGGCGTTCTTCAAAGCCTGA
- a CDS encoding 2OG-Fe(II) oxygenase: MKYIDIEGIKGVANELKEKFRAQKPFKYVVFENFFLAEKAEEIYQSYPTIKEGKWDGTTYIDQKNKFQKTDFEKNSTFDKVFRELNSAEFLKSIENITGLEGLKGDDELFGGGLHQSVKGAFLNVHVDYNIHPKTKYHRRLNIIIYLNKDWKDEYEGHLELWDFTEGNKILLDRIAPTFNRCVIFETNEISYHGHPKKLNTPEGVNRKSLAAYYYTETRPEVEIAEEHNTVYINTEGVTGSLKRFRSGIKALIERIRSK, from the coding sequence ATGAAATATATTGATATAGAAGGCATTAAGGGTGTGGCAAATGAGCTGAAAGAAAAATTCAGAGCACAAAAGCCATTTAAATATGTTGTTTTTGAAAATTTTTTTCTTGCGGAAAAAGCTGAGGAAATATATCAGAGTTATCCAACTATAAAAGAAGGGAAGTGGGATGGTACTACTTACATTGATCAAAAGAATAAGTTTCAAAAGACTGATTTTGAAAAAAATAGCACTTTTGACAAGGTCTTCAGAGAGCTCAATTCTGCCGAATTTCTTAAATCCATAGAAAATATCACAGGACTTGAGGGGTTGAAAGGTGATGATGAATTATTTGGCGGCGGACTGCATCAGTCAGTTAAGGGGGCATTTTTAAATGTCCATGTTGATTACAATATTCATCCAAAAACGAAGTATCACCGAAGACTTAATATTATCATTTACTTAAATAAAGATTGGAAAGATGAATATGAGGGGCACCTGGAACTTTGGGACTTTACTGAAGGCAATAAGATTTTACTGGACAGGATTGCTCCGACGTTTAACAGATGTGTAATATTCGAAACCAATGAAATTTCTTATCATGGTCATCCAAAGAAATTAAATACTCCTGAAGGTGTTAACCGGAAATCACTCGCTGCATACTATTATACAGAGACAAGGCCGGAAGTTGAAATAGCTGAGGAGCATAATACTGTATATATAAATACTGAAGGAGTAACAGGTTCTTTGAAAAGATTCAGGTCTGGAATTAAAGCTCTGATTGAAAGAATAAGAAGTAAATAG